A section of the Vibrio vulnificus CMCP6 genome encodes:
- the cysD gene encoding sulfate adenylyltransferase subunit CysD — protein MDQQRLTHLKQLEAESIHIIREVAAEFDNPVMMYSIGKDSSVMLHLARKAFYPGKIPFPLLHVDTDWKFREMIEFRDRTAEKYGFELLVHKNPEGLAMGCSPFTHGSSKHTDIMKTQGLKQALNKYGFDAAFGGARRDEEKSRAKERVYSFRDKNHTWDPKNQRPELWKTYNGQVNKGESIRVFPLSNWTELDIWQYIYLENIEIVPLYLAAKRPVVERDGMLIMVDDDRMKLKEGEVIEEKSVRFRTLGCYPLTGAIESEANTLTGIIEEMLVATSSERQGRAIDHDQSGSMELKKRQGYF, from the coding sequence ATGGATCAACAACGCCTGACTCACTTGAAGCAGCTGGAAGCAGAAAGCATTCACATTATTCGTGAAGTGGCTGCTGAGTTCGACAATCCAGTAATGATGTACTCAATCGGCAAAGACTCTTCGGTCATGCTGCATTTAGCACGCAAAGCCTTCTATCCAGGGAAGATTCCTTTCCCACTACTGCATGTAGATACGGATTGGAAATTCCGCGAAATGATCGAATTTCGTGATCGTACGGCAGAGAAGTACGGCTTTGAATTGTTGGTACATAAGAACCCAGAAGGTCTCGCTATGGGATGTAGCCCATTTACCCACGGCTCTTCGAAACATACTGACATCATGAAAACGCAAGGTCTTAAGCAAGCATTAAATAAGTATGGTTTTGATGCTGCCTTTGGTGGCGCGCGTCGTGATGAAGAAAAATCGCGAGCGAAAGAGCGTGTCTACTCATTCCGCGACAAAAACCACACTTGGGATCCAAAAAATCAGCGCCCAGAGCTGTGGAAAACCTATAACGGCCAAGTAAACAAAGGCGAAAGCATTCGCGTGTTCCCTTTGTCGAATTGGACAGAATTGGATATTTGGCAATACATCTATCTAGAGAACATCGAGATTGTTCCGCTGTATCTGGCCGCTAAACGCCCGGTGGTAGAGCGTGATGGCATGCTGATCATGGTGGACGATGATCGTATGAAGCTGAAAGAAGGTGAAGTGATTGAAGAGAAAAGCGTACGTTTCCGTACCCTCGGTTGTTACCCACTGACGGGCGCGATCGAATCAGAGGCGAATACGTTGACAGGCATTATTGAAGAGATGCTGGTGGCGACTTCCAGTGAGCGTCAAGGACGAGCCATCGACCACGATCAATCGGGTTCGATGGAACTGAAAAAACGTCAGGGTTACTTCTAA
- the cysN gene encoding sulfate adenylyltransferase subunit CysN: MNSAVQAQLAELGIEGYLNQHQHKSLLRFLTCGSVDDGKSTLIGRLLHDSKQIYEDQLAAVHNDSQRVGTTGSRPDLALLVDGLQAEREQGITIDVAYRYFSTQKRKFIIADTPGHEQYTRNMATGASTCDLAVILIDARKGVLDQTRRHSFISNLLGLKHFVVAVNKMDLVEFSQQRFEEIKAEYQAFSKNLRGETDIQIIPISALEGDNVVELSQQMAWYQGPTLLEILESVDVVKEKEAGEFRFPVQYVNRPNLDFRGFAGTISSGVVKVGDRITALPSGKSSTVARIVTFDGDLEQAQAGLAVTLTLADEIDISRGDLIVHHGANVELTNHLAADVVWMTEQPLQPGRDYDIKIAGKKTIGRVEHIHHQYDINNLSKHSAAELPLNGIGLCEWTFNESIALDNYQDCADTGGFIIIDRLTNVTVGAGMVSESLTEVTKASSDFSAFELELNALIRKHFPHWDAKDLSELLKK, encoded by the coding sequence ATGAATAGTGCAGTTCAAGCTCAGCTCGCTGAGTTAGGTATTGAAGGTTACCTAAATCAACACCAACACAAATCGCTACTTAGATTCCTGACATGTGGCTCGGTAGACGATGGTAAAAGTACCCTGATTGGTCGTTTGCTACACGACTCAAAACAGATTTATGAAGATCAATTGGCCGCCGTACATAACGATAGCCAGCGCGTTGGCACCACCGGCAGCCGTCCAGACTTGGCGTTGTTAGTGGATGGTCTGCAAGCGGAGCGTGAGCAAGGCATCACCATCGATGTGGCTTATCGCTACTTCTCAACCCAAAAGCGGAAATTCATTATCGCCGATACTCCAGGGCATGAGCAGTACACGCGCAACATGGCAACAGGTGCTTCTACCTGTGATCTTGCGGTGATTTTGATCGATGCGCGTAAAGGGGTGTTGGATCAAACGCGTCGCCACTCGTTTATCTCCAATTTGCTCGGCCTGAAACACTTTGTGGTGGCGGTTAACAAAATGGACTTGGTGGAATTTTCTCAACAGCGTTTTGAAGAAATTAAAGCCGAATACCAAGCGTTTTCGAAAAATCTTCGTGGTGAAACGGATATTCAAATTATCCCAATCTCTGCTCTGGAAGGCGACAACGTGGTTGAACTAAGCCAGCAAATGGCTTGGTACCAAGGCCCGACACTACTGGAAATTTTGGAATCGGTGGACGTAGTAAAAGAGAAAGAAGCGGGTGAATTCCGTTTCCCAGTGCAATACGTTAATCGTCCAAACCTCGATTTTCGTGGTTTCGCTGGCACCATTTCGTCTGGTGTGGTGAAGGTGGGCGATCGCATTACGGCGTTGCCATCGGGTAAGAGCTCAACCGTTGCGCGCATCGTCACCTTCGATGGCGATCTTGAACAGGCGCAAGCGGGTTTAGCAGTGACGCTGACTCTGGCCGATGAGATCGATATCAGCCGCGGGGATTTGATTGTTCACCATGGTGCGAATGTGGAGCTCACTAACCATTTGGCAGCGGATGTGGTGTGGATGACAGAACAGCCACTTCAGCCTGGTCGTGATTATGACATCAAGATTGCTGGTAAAAAGACCATTGGTCGCGTTGAGCACATTCATCATCAATATGACATCAACAACCTTTCTAAACACAGTGCGGCTGAGTTGCCATTGAATGGTATTGGTTTGTGTGAGTGGACGTTTAATGAGTCTATCGCTCTGGATAACTACCAAGACTGTGCTGATACTGGTGGTTTCATCATCATCGATCGCCTGACAAACGTCACTGTTGGTGCGGGCATGGTGAGTGAGAGCTTGACGGAAGTAACCAAAGCAAGCAGTGATTTCTCCGCATTTGAGTTGGAATTGAATGCACTCATTCGCAAGCATTTCCCACATTGGGATGCGAAAGATTTGAGCGAACTGCTTAAGAAGTAA
- the zrgA gene encoding zinc uptake protein ZrgA — protein sequence MLRKTSLAILVGLSFSALASAQEGFRQHDAHVHGQVEFNIAQDGHDLLLEITAPGADVVGFEHAPENTEQENQLKAAVEKLSQADLMVQINEAAKCTIENVSVTHTLGGEEHDDHEHHDDHKHHDDHKHHDDHEHHDDHEHHDDHKHHDDHGHEHDGHGAFTVEYQYHCDNVAALNALETDWFKQFPATQAIQANVLTDKVQSALALSPAHNTVSLK from the coding sequence ATGCTACGCAAAACTTCTCTCGCCATTTTGGTTGGGCTTTCTTTTTCCGCTCTCGCGTCTGCGCAAGAGGGCTTTCGTCAACACGATGCTCACGTACACGGTCAGGTCGAATTTAATATCGCCCAAGACGGCCATGATCTTCTGCTCGAAATCACCGCTCCGGGGGCCGATGTCGTCGGTTTTGAACACGCTCCAGAAAACACAGAGCAAGAAAATCAACTTAAGGCCGCAGTGGAAAAACTCTCTCAAGCCGACTTGATGGTTCAAATCAATGAAGCCGCCAAATGCACGATTGAGAATGTATCGGTAACACACACCTTAGGCGGTGAAGAGCACGATGACCATGAGCATCATGATGACCACAAACACCATGATGACCACAAACACCATGATGACCACGAACACCATGACGACCACGAACACCATGATGACCACAAACACCATGATGACCACGGACATGAGCACGATGGTCATGGGGCTTTTACCGTCGAGTACCAATATCACTGTGACAATGTGGCAGCGTTGAATGCACTTGAAACCGATTGGTTTAAACAATTCCCTGCGACTCAAGCTATTCAGGCCAATGTTCTAACGGACAAAGTACAAAGTGCCCTTGCCTTGTCACCAGCACACAACACAGTCTCATTGAAATAA
- a CDS encoding DUF3299 domain-containing protein: MKRRLTLFLTLIFAAWLPVQAIAQQVTTLDWIDLVPEQERKMFDSVGMPAADHSGTAAAQSKVGGVRPELNNKKVKIPGFVIPLEGDANKVTEFLLVPYFGACIHVPPPPPNQIIYVKFPKGAPVQELWDVIYLVGTLKTETVSHELAETAYVIEGDAIEPYDDM; this comes from the coding sequence ATGAAACGTAGACTCACTCTGTTTTTAACGCTGATTTTTGCCGCTTGGCTGCCTGTGCAAGCCATCGCGCAACAAGTCACCACTTTAGATTGGATCGATTTGGTCCCCGAGCAAGAGCGTAAAATGTTCGACAGTGTCGGAATGCCCGCCGCCGATCACTCCGGTACGGCCGCCGCCCAATCCAAAGTTGGCGGTGTTCGCCCTGAACTCAACAACAAAAAAGTTAAGATCCCAGGCTTTGTGATTCCGCTTGAAGGGGATGCCAACAAAGTAACAGAGTTTCTGTTGGTGCCGTACTTTGGTGCGTGTATTCACGTACCACCACCACCACCAAACCAAATTATTTATGTGAAGTTTCCAAAAGGCGCTCCCGTTCAGGAGCTGTGGGATGTGATTTATCTGGTGGGTACCTTAAAAACCGAAACCGTCAGCCATGAATTGGCAGAAACGGCTTATGTGATCGAAGGTGATGCCATTGAGCCTTATGACGACATGTAA
- a CDS encoding DUF2607 family protein yields the protein MQHNLSLPFMTLRHTAIFAVVLSVFLSFASIAHDFDFNAEHHNSHHCQLFANAHHGVNQAAISVPVLVPEYAQPQPVTAIAPYQPTRAYLARSPPFN from the coding sequence ATGCAACACAATCTTAGCCTCCCTTTCATGACTTTGCGCCACACTGCGATCTTTGCGGTGGTACTCAGCGTGTTTTTGAGCTTTGCCAGCATTGCCCATGACTTTGACTTTAATGCCGAGCACCACAACAGCCATCACTGCCAACTGTTTGCCAATGCCCATCATGGTGTTAACCAAGCAGCAATTAGCGTCCCCGTTTTGGTGCCCGAATACGCACAACCGCAACCCGTTACAGCAATTGCACCTTATCAACCAACCAGGGCCTATTTGGCGCGTTCTCCTCCCTTCAACTAA
- the cysC gene encoding adenylyl-sulfate kinase, producing MSSVIAQKDENVVWHQHAVTKTQRADLKQQKPAVLWFTGLSGAGKSTVAGALENRLAEQGFHTYLLDGDNVRHGLCSDLGFSTQDRRENIRRIGELAKLMADAGLIVLTAFISPHRAERQLVRDLLPEGEFIEVFVNTSLEVCEQRDPKGLYKKARAGEIANFTGIDSEYEVPLNPEIDLPAGEKGIEALVDLLVEQLTLRGVISPR from the coding sequence ATGAGCAGCGTTATCGCGCAAAAAGATGAAAATGTCGTTTGGCATCAACATGCTGTGACTAAAACGCAGCGCGCAGATTTAAAACAGCAAAAGCCAGCCGTGCTTTGGTTTACGGGATTGTCTGGTGCGGGCAAATCGACAGTGGCTGGTGCGCTGGAAAATCGGCTTGCTGAACAAGGTTTTCATACTTATCTATTGGATGGAGACAACGTACGCCACGGCTTGTGCAGTGATCTTGGTTTTTCGACGCAAGATCGTCGTGAAAACATTCGCCGTATCGGTGAGTTAGCTAAGTTGATGGCTGATGCGGGATTGATCGTGTTGACGGCATTTATTTCTCCTCACCGCGCTGAGCGTCAGTTGGTGCGTGATTTATTGCCGGAAGGGGAGTTTATTGAAGTTTTCGTCAATACGTCATTAGAAGTGTGCGAACAACGCGATCCAAAAGGTTTGTATAAAAAAGCACGTGCAGGCGAAATTGCCAACTTCACGGGAATCGACTCTGAATATGAGGTACCACTCAATCCAGAGATTGACCTGCCTGCGGGAGAAAAAGGCATCGAAGCGCTGGTGGATTTGCTGGTGGAGCAGCTCACTCTGCGTGGTGTGATTTCCCCACGTTAG
- a CDS encoding DUF1107 domain-containing protein: MLREFAVYRPRQVARFVKTLFKGSFSINGIGEFEFDNGKVLLPDTHNTQKLSVYREVNAEINALSLAAA; this comes from the coding sequence ATGTTGCGCGAGTTTGCTGTCTATCGTCCACGTCAAGTGGCTCGATTTGTTAAAACCCTTTTCAAAGGTTCTTTTTCCATCAATGGCATTGGGGAGTTTGAATTCGACAACGGCAAAGTGCTGTTGCCTGATACTCACAATACACAAAAATTGTCTGTCTATCGTGAAGTCAACGCAGAGATCAACGCTCTGTCTTTGGCTGCCGCGTAG
- a CDS encoding SLC13 family permease — MWEQGFVLALLLGIITCLLVTKIKPSYIFAGAAFAAFMAGMSDLTAIAANFTNSSLLTLVLLILASTALEKTRLISWVSRSISEGRLLTVVAKLGFSTAFLSSFTNNTAVVVSLIGAIKRNRQHAPSKLLIPLSYAAIFGGTLTLIGTSTNLIINSFVEDAGLPSLSFFTPTLIGLAIVIGGVLVLIPLSYLLPDYDDQGQDELPYFLEAAVEPGSPLVGRSITENNLRALRKLFLAEVIRDGQTVPSVGPDFVLQAKDRLLFCGEVDSVSTLQEIPGLTLFGQQHLNGQNFVEVVVSSSATFCNKTLKSSRFRDRFDAVVVAIRRGHERLEGGLGNITLAAGDTLVVVPGKRFEAERQAHRKEFVLMNDLDSSARLDSHKSTLVLLGFMAVIAAALTGLVPIIKGLAVYLLALVVFGIVQLNELRRRFPIDIVVIVGSALSIAQLMISSGFSERMGGMFIEAFNGWGVFGALVATYFVTLILTELVTNNAAAALAFPLGYSMALGYGVDPMPFIMAVLFGASASFISPYGYQTNLLVYSVGNYRLLDYLKIGVPISLVYSVLVLTLIPIFFPF; from the coding sequence ATGTGGGAGCAAGGATTTGTATTGGCGTTGTTGCTGGGCATCATCACCTGTTTGCTCGTCACGAAAATCAAACCAAGCTATATTTTTGCTGGTGCGGCGTTTGCTGCATTTATGGCTGGAATGAGTGATCTAACCGCGATTGCGGCGAATTTCACCAACTCGTCCTTATTGACCTTAGTGTTGCTGATTCTCGCTTCGACTGCGTTGGAAAAGACGCGTTTGATCAGTTGGGTCAGTCGCAGTATTTCGGAAGGCAGATTGTTGACAGTGGTAGCGAAACTGGGTTTTTCTACGGCCTTTCTCTCTTCGTTTACCAATAACACCGCAGTAGTGGTGTCTCTGATTGGGGCAATCAAACGCAATCGTCAGCATGCGCCTTCTAAGCTCTTGATCCCGCTTTCTTATGCGGCGATTTTTGGTGGCACACTGACGTTAATTGGCACGTCCACCAATTTGATCATCAACAGTTTTGTCGAAGATGCGGGACTACCCAGTCTCAGTTTCTTTACTCCAACGTTGATTGGTTTGGCGATCGTGATTGGCGGGGTGTTGGTACTGATTCCGCTCAGTTATTTGCTACCCGATTACGATGACCAAGGCCAAGATGAGTTACCGTATTTCCTAGAAGCCGCGGTGGAACCCGGTTCACCACTGGTGGGGCGTAGCATCACCGAGAACAATCTACGTGCTTTGCGTAAGCTGTTTTTGGCAGAGGTGATTCGTGATGGGCAAACGGTGCCTTCAGTGGGGCCTGATTTTGTTCTGCAAGCCAAAGATCGTTTGTTGTTTTGTGGTGAGGTCGATAGCGTCTCGACGTTGCAAGAAATTCCCGGTTTGACCTTGTTTGGTCAGCAGCATCTCAACGGACAAAACTTTGTTGAAGTGGTGGTGAGTTCATCGGCGACATTTTGCAATAAAACCCTCAAATCGAGCCGTTTTCGTGACCGGTTTGATGCGGTTGTGGTGGCGATTCGTCGTGGTCATGAGCGTCTCGAAGGGGGCTTAGGTAATATTACCTTAGCGGCTGGCGATACCTTAGTGGTAGTGCCGGGCAAGCGATTTGAAGCGGAGCGTCAGGCACATCGTAAAGAGTTTGTGCTGATGAACGATTTGGATTCCAGCGCACGTTTAGACAGCCACAAATCGACGTTGGTGTTACTCGGTTTTATGGCGGTGATTGCTGCAGCACTGACGGGGTTAGTGCCGATCATTAAAGGCTTGGCGGTGTATCTGCTGGCTCTAGTAGTTTTTGGTATTGTGCAGCTCAATGAGCTAAGACGACGTTTTCCGATTGATATTGTGGTGATTGTTGGCTCAGCGCTGTCGATTGCGCAGTTGATGATCAGCTCTGGTTTTTCAGAGCGTATGGGCGGCATGTTCATTGAAGCCTTCAATGGCTGGGGTGTGTTTGGCGCTTTGGTGGCCACCTACTTTGTCACTTTGATTCTGACGGAATTGGTGACCAATAATGCCGCGGCGGCTCTTGCCTTTCCACTGGGCTATAGCATGGCGTTGGGCTATGGCGTTGATCCGATGCCGTTTATCATGGCGGTGTTGTTTGGTGCCAGTGCCAGTTTTATTTCACCCTACGGGTATCAAACCAACTTGCTGGTGTACAGCGTGGGGAATTATCGTTTGTTGGATTATTTGAAAATTGGTGTGCCGATCTCTTTGGTGTATTCGGTGCTGGTGTTGACTCTGATTCCGATTTTCTTCCCGTTTTAA
- the msrA gene encoding peptide-methionine (S)-S-oxide reductase MsrA, which translates to MLNKQIMVDADNALAGRQEAMAVEPIHFVNGSDITASATQGQQEILFGMGCFWGAERLFWQLDGVVSTSVGYSGGFTLNPTYQEVCSGQTGHTEVVRVIFDPQVLPLEQLLEKFWERHDPTQGMRQGNDLGTQYRSAIYTFSDQQLDIALASQQAYQAALANQQHNTITTEIRPAGPYFYAETYHQQYLAKNPEGYCGLGGTGVCFPPA; encoded by the coding sequence ATGCTCAACAAACAAATCATGGTCGATGCCGATAACGCGCTAGCGGGCCGCCAAGAAGCAATGGCCGTAGAGCCTATTCATTTTGTCAACGGCAGTGATATCACTGCCTCTGCCACACAAGGACAACAAGAAATACTGTTCGGCATGGGCTGTTTTTGGGGGGCAGAACGCTTGTTTTGGCAACTCGATGGGGTGGTTTCAACGTCGGTTGGATACAGTGGTGGCTTTACGCTCAATCCCACCTACCAAGAAGTGTGCAGTGGTCAAACGGGCCATACGGAAGTGGTGCGCGTGATCTTTGACCCGCAAGTATTGCCACTTGAGCAACTGCTGGAAAAATTTTGGGAACGTCACGATCCCACTCAAGGCATGCGCCAAGGCAACGATCTTGGCACGCAATATCGCTCTGCCATTTACACTTTCAGTGATCAACAGCTCGATATCGCCCTTGCTTCTCAGCAAGCCTATCAAGCGGCATTGGCAAATCAACAACACAACACCATCACCACCGAGATCCGCCCCGCTGGACCTTATTTCTACGCAGAAACTTACCACCAGCAATATTTGGCCAAAAATCCAGAAGGCTATTGTGGTCTAGGCGGCACCGGTGTGTGCTTCCCGCCAGCCTAG
- a CDS encoding ABC transporter permease, with protein MSATMTLAWKSLRNRKATAFLTVLTVAISVILLLGVEKIRTQAKESFANTISGTDLIVGGRSGQVNLLLYSVFRIGNATNNIDWKSYQDFANHRAVAWAIPISLGDSHKGFRVMGTNHSYFEHFKYGSKQPLTFSQGKPFNGLFETVLGADVAKQLGYQIGSEIIIAHGISDVGFSRHDNLPFKVVGILAPTGTPVDKTVHVSLEAIEAIHVGWESGARLGPSPDATQLEQKQFQPKQITAMMLGLKSRIQTFALQREINTYNQEPLSAIMPGVALHELWGMMSVAEQALMAVSVFVVIAGLLGMLSSLLTSLQERRREMAILRAMGARPRHVFTLLISEASLLTLAGIVTGVAGVYGLLSIAQPIIQQQYGINITMTAISPHEWMLLAFVQTAGILIGFIPAIRAYKQSLSDGMTIRI; from the coding sequence ATGAGCGCAACGATGACCTTAGCTTGGAAAAGCTTACGGAATCGCAAAGCCACCGCCTTTTTGACCGTGCTAACGGTGGCGATCTCGGTCATTCTGCTGTTGGGGGTCGAGAAAATTCGCACGCAAGCCAAAGAGAGTTTTGCCAATACCATTTCAGGTACCGATCTCATCGTCGGCGGACGTTCTGGCCAAGTAAACCTCTTACTGTATTCGGTATTTCGCATCGGCAATGCCACCAACAATATTGACTGGAAGAGCTATCAAGATTTTGCCAACCATCGTGCTGTAGCGTGGGCTATCCCGATCTCATTGGGCGATTCTCATAAAGGCTTTCGCGTGATGGGGACCAACCACAGCTACTTTGAACATTTCAAATACGGCAGTAAGCAACCACTCACGTTTTCTCAGGGCAAACCGTTCAATGGCTTGTTTGAGACGGTACTCGGTGCCGATGTGGCGAAACAACTGGGCTATCAGATCGGCAGTGAAATCATCATTGCTCACGGCATCAGTGACGTCGGTTTTAGCCGCCATGACAATTTGCCATTTAAAGTGGTCGGCATCCTAGCGCCAACAGGCACCCCCGTCGACAAAACGGTGCACGTTTCACTTGAAGCCATTGAAGCGATCCATGTCGGTTGGGAATCGGGCGCTCGACTCGGCCCTTCCCCCGATGCCACTCAATTGGAACAAAAACAATTTCAGCCCAAACAGATCACCGCGATGATGCTCGGGTTGAAATCGCGCATCCAAACCTTCGCACTGCAACGTGAAATCAACACCTACAATCAAGAGCCGCTCAGCGCCATCATGCCTGGCGTGGCGCTGCATGAGCTATGGGGCATGATGTCTGTCGCCGAACAAGCCTTAATGGCCGTTTCGGTATTCGTTGTCATTGCCGGGTTGCTTGGCATGCTCAGCAGCTTGCTCACCAGCTTACAAGAGCGTCGCCGTGAGATGGCCATCCTACGCGCAATGGGAGCAAGGCCTCGTCATGTTTTCACGCTATTGATAAGCGAAGCCAGCTTACTGACACTGGCAGGTATCGTCACTGGAGTGGCGGGGGTGTACGGATTACTGTCGATTGCGCAGCCAATCATTCAACAACAATACGGCATTAACATCACTATGACGGCGATTTCTCCTCATGAATGGATGTTACTCGCCTTCGTTCAAACTGCAGGCATCCTCATCGGTTTTATCCCTGCAATCAGAGCTTATAAACAATCACTCAGTGATGGAATGACCATAAGGATTTAA
- a CDS encoding TIGR03899 family protein, which translates to MADSRPPVVIDVEPETKSGGYQEKKSSYIKDSASRIQTIAQTYGLDALLQKDPPAKNALERAVFREEQRKEQRQKNLEQILKLAHVSCKDETAGEPDQDWLYRFFDMAQEIHNSAMQKLWAQVLKREVTNPGSTSMKALKVLQDMTPKEAHILQRAASLACSFGGDASRKLLIGFRAQGGLFSFGKRDTTSNINIGSFQLPFSSLLVLIELGLLHGTELESGEIEQQTPLMLTYQGKNLQLNATSKGVRLLYYRFTPTGNELCKLLGNKPNNSYYDQLVALLNQKFTVQSDAQSSIHHTV; encoded by the coding sequence ATGGCGGATAGCAGACCTCCCGTCGTCATTGACGTGGAACCCGAAACCAAAAGCGGCGGTTATCAGGAGAAAAAGTCCAGCTATATCAAAGACAGCGCGAGCCGAATCCAAACCATAGCGCAAACCTATGGCCTCGATGCGCTGTTGCAAAAAGATCCGCCAGCCAAAAATGCTCTAGAGCGGGCCGTGTTTCGTGAAGAGCAACGCAAAGAACAGCGACAAAAAAACCTAGAGCAGATCCTCAAGCTGGCGCATGTATCATGCAAAGATGAAACGGCTGGTGAGCCAGACCAGGATTGGCTCTACCGCTTCTTCGACATGGCGCAAGAGATCCACAACAGTGCCATGCAAAAATTGTGGGCACAGGTGCTTAAACGCGAAGTAACCAATCCGGGTTCAACCTCAATGAAAGCGCTGAAAGTGCTACAAGACATGACGCCAAAGGAAGCGCACATACTGCAACGTGCCGCCTCGCTTGCCTGCAGCTTTGGCGGTGACGCCAGCCGTAAATTACTCATTGGCTTTCGTGCGCAAGGCGGACTGTTCAGCTTTGGTAAGCGCGATACCACCAGCAACATTAATATTGGCAGCTTCCAACTTCCTTTCTCCAGTCTACTGGTTTTGATTGAGTTAGGGTTGCTGCACGGAACTGAGCTTGAGTCGGGTGAAATTGAACAGCAAACGCCGCTCATGCTCACTTATCAAGGCAAAAATTTGCAGTTGAATGCCACATCCAAAGGAGTGCGTTTGCTTTATTACCGTTTTACTCCAACGGGGAATGAATTGTGTAAATTGCTTGGCAACAAACCGAATAACTCGTATTACGATCAACTGGTTGCGCTACTCAATCAAAAATTTACCGTACAAAGTGACGCGCAAAGCAGCATCCATCACACCGTGTAA
- a CDS encoding YtfJ family protein encodes MKRKTLLTLALLSASFGAAAHNLSLGNPVPSVSVASYGEIVLQGKGTAFQPWASSQMLGKVRVIQAIAGRSSSKEMNAPLMQAITAAQFSADHYQTTTIINQDDAIWGTGSFVKSSAQDSKKEFPWSSMVLDENGVVASSWQLDKESSAIIVQDKQGKVLFVKEGALSSDDITQVLELIKANI; translated from the coding sequence ATGAAACGAAAGACTCTCCTCACTCTGGCACTGCTTAGTGCTTCTTTTGGTGCAGCAGCACACAACCTCTCTCTAGGCAACCCAGTCCCTAGCGTCAGTGTGGCCTCGTATGGCGAAATTGTGCTGCAAGGAAAAGGCACCGCCTTTCAACCTTGGGCTTCTTCACAAATGCTCGGTAAAGTTCGCGTGATTCAAGCTATTGCGGGTCGCAGCAGCTCAAAAGAGATGAATGCGCCGCTGATGCAAGCCATTACTGCCGCACAGTTTTCAGCGGATCATTACCAAACCACCACCATCATCAATCAAGATGACGCGATTTGGGGCACGGGATCGTTTGTCAAATCTTCAGCGCAAGACAGCAAGAAAGAGTTCCCTTGGTCATCAATGGTGTTAGACGAAAATGGCGTGGTGGCCAGCAGTTGGCAACTGGATAAAGAGAGCTCTGCGATCATCGTACAAGACAAGCAAGGCAAAGTGCTGTTTGTCAAAGAAGGGGCACTTTCAAGCGATGACATCACTCAAGTCCTTGAGTTAATCAAAGCTAACATTTAA
- a CDS encoding ABC transporter ATP-binding protein, whose product MVNTSPAVIELQQVSFTWKEATQPILQIPHFSVARGEHVFIKGPSGCGKSTLLSLLTGINQVQSGQLTILGTELAALSPSQRDKFRADNIGYIFQQFNLLPYLNVLENVLLPCQFSRTRATHVEGDARAKAAQLLTRLHLPQSLHLKSVSELSIGQQQRVAAARALIGAPALVIADEPTSALDFDNRSAFIELLMEQANAANATLVFVSHDPTLERLFDRTVDLRQLNQAGEAS is encoded by the coding sequence ATGGTGAACACTTCGCCTGCCGTCATTGAACTACAGCAAGTCTCTTTTACGTGGAAAGAGGCTACCCAGCCTATCCTGCAGATACCGCATTTTTCCGTTGCTCGCGGTGAGCATGTTTTTATTAAAGGCCCTAGTGGTTGTGGCAAGTCCACACTGCTGAGTCTATTAACCGGCATCAACCAAGTACAATCTGGTCAACTCACGATTCTCGGTACAGAACTGGCCGCACTGTCTCCCAGTCAACGAGATAAGTTTCGCGCCGACAATATCGGTTATATCTTCCAGCAATTTAATCTATTGCCATATCTCAATGTATTGGAGAACGTTTTGCTGCCTTGCCAGTTCTCTCGCACACGCGCAACCCATGTGGAAGGCGATGCCCGAGCGAAAGCGGCGCAGTTGCTTACTCGCCTCCATTTACCGCAATCGCTGCATCTCAAATCGGTCAGTGAACTGAGTATCGGGCAACAACAACGCGTTGCGGCGGCACGTGCGTTAATCGGTGCACCGGCTCTAGTGATTGCAGATGAACCAACGTCAGCACTGGATTTCGACAATCGCAGCGCCTTTATCGAACTGTTGATGGAACAAGCCAACGCTGCCAATGCCACCTTGGTGTTTGTCAGTCACGATCCCACCTTGGAACGTCTTTTTGACCGTACAGTGGATCTACGTCAACTCAACCAAGCAGGAGAAGCCTCATGA